A window of the Budorcas taxicolor isolate Tak-1 chromosome 10, Takin1.1, whole genome shotgun sequence genome harbors these coding sequences:
- the RNASE10 gene encoding inactive ribonuclease-like protein 10, translating into MKLTLVQIFFMMLLLLLGLGVGLGLGLQMAAAVLEESDQLLDEFLSSDSQDKAEATKEGLDSQSIETLLVSNKEVVQPEDTIINEDEVGGDRMLRAEVLLQSNKHYLRSDVMDRECNALMAPNLKSKDHPCIPQYIFIHEEPDTVKAVCKSPAVACDLKGGKCHKSPRPFDLTFCKLSKSGQVIPHCNYVTFILEKYILMSCSDMKVQITSKS; encoded by the coding sequence ATGAAGCTGACTCTGGTGCAGATCTTTTTcatgatgttgctgctgctgctgggcctaGGGGTGGGCCTCGGCTTGGGACTCCAGATGGCCGCAGCTGTCCTGGAGGAAAGTGATCAGCTACTGGATGAGTTTCTGTCCAGTGACTCACAGGACAAAGCTGAGGCTACCAAGGAGGGACTAGACAGCCAAAGCATAGAAACCTTGCTGGTTAGCAACAAGGAAGTGGTGCAACCAGAAGACACCATCATCAATGAAGATGAAGTTGGAGGAGACAGGATGCTCAGAGCTGAGGTTCTTTTACAGAGCAACAAACACTATCTTAGATCTGATGTGATGGATAGGGAATGCAATGCCCTGATGGCACCGAATTTGAAGTCAAAAGACCACCCTTGCATACCCCAGTACATATTTATCCATGAGGAACCAGATACAGTCAAAGCTGTTTGTAAGAGTCCTGCTGTTGCCTGTGATCTCAAGGGAGGCAAATGCCACAAAAGCCCCCGTCCTTTTGATTTGACATTCTGCAAGTTATCCAAATCAGGCCAAGTGATTCCTCACTGTAATTATGTAACTTTTATTCTTGAAAAGTACATTCTTATGTCCTGTAGTGACATGAAAGTCCAGATAACATCTAAATCATGa